The following are from one region of the Bacteroidia bacterium genome:
- a CDS encoding NAD(P)/FAD-dependent oxidoreductase produces MAKEKVIVIGSGLGGLLSGCILSKEGYKVTVLEKNRQIGGCLQVFARKGRIFNTGLNYTEGLAEGQILYKYFKYIGIIDKLKLLRLDMDGFERITFQNEEYKFAQGQELFIETLAEKFPKERQTLVKYIDDLNQMSKQFPLYNLTQANYQISSWESFEQNITQYFDALTNNNKLKNVLCGANMLYAGVPSKTPFYIHAVINSSFINSSWRLLDGSHHLAINLANIIKANGGEVLRNKEAGKFRFNNNKVSAVETKDGDVIETDMVISNIHPANTLKMIEGNQVYSAYRNRIMSLENTIGMFTIYIVLKENSFEYQNYNHYYHRTDSVWSAENYSEKQWPDSFMFYTPSNSNSLKYADSLIIMSYMSIKDVAKWENTWIEQRGDDYLEFKHKKAEQLLDLVDVKFPGIRNHIDSYYTSTPLTYRDYTGTPEGSTYGILKESDQLLKTIISPKTKIPNLFFTGQNLNMHGILGVTIAAVMTCGEIVGHDYLVDKIIESNT; encoded by the coding sequence GTGGCAAAAGAAAAAGTCATAGTAATAGGCAGCGGTTTAGGTGGTTTGTTATCCGGCTGTATTTTAAGCAAAGAAGGTTACAAAGTTACTGTTCTTGAGAAAAACCGTCAGATTGGTGGTTGTCTTCAGGTTTTTGCCCGTAAGGGTCGTATTTTTAATACCGGTTTAAACTATACTGAAGGCTTAGCCGAGGGTCAAATATTATATAAATATTTTAAATACATTGGAATTATTGACAAGCTTAAACTTCTTAGGCTTGATATGGACGGATTTGAAAGAATAACATTTCAGAATGAAGAATATAAATTTGCACAGGGACAAGAATTATTTATAGAAACATTAGCTGAAAAATTTCCAAAGGAAAGACAAACGCTGGTTAAATACATTGATGATTTAAACCAGATGAGCAAACAGTTTCCGTTATACAATCTTACACAGGCAAACTATCAAATCTCAAGCTGGGAATCTTTCGAACAAAACATTACACAATATTTCGATGCTTTAACAAATAACAATAAATTAAAAAATGTTCTGTGTGGTGCAAATATGCTTTATGCGGGTGTACCGTCTAAAACCCCTTTTTATATTCATGCTGTTATTAATTCGTCATTTATTAATAGTTCCTGGAGGCTACTTGACGGGAGCCATCATTTGGCAATAAATCTTGCAAATATTATTAAAGCTAATGGTGGAGAAGTATTACGAAATAAAGAAGCCGGTAAATTCAGATTTAACAATAATAAAGTAAGTGCAGTTGAGACAAAAGACGGAGACGTAATTGAAACGGACATGGTTATTTCAAACATTCATCCGGCAAACACTTTAAAGATGATTGAAGGGAATCAGGTTTATAGTGCATATAGAAACAGAATTATGTCACTCGAAAACACAATTGGAATGTTTACTATTTACATTGTGTTAAAAGAAAATTCTTTCGAATACCAAAACTATAACCATTATTACCATAGAACAGACTCTGTGTGGTCTGCCGAAAATTACTCTGAAAAACAATGGCCCGACAGTTTTATGTTTTATACACCATCTAACTCTAACTCTTTAAAATATGCCGACAGCTTAATAATTATGAGCTATATGAGCATTAAGGATGTTGCTAAATGGGAAAACACTTGGATTGAACAAAGAGGCGACGACTATCTTGAGTTTAAACATAAAAAAGCCGAACAACTTTTAGATTTAGTAGATGTAAAATTTCCTGGTATCAGAAATCATATCGACAGCTATTATACCTCAACACCTCTAACTTATCGCGACTACACAGGCACTCCTGAAGGCTCAACTTATGGAATTTTAAAAGAAAGTGATCAACTTTTAAAAACAATAATTTCTCCAAAAACCAAAATTCCTAACCTGTTTTTTACTGGTCAGAATTTAAACATGCATGGTATATTAGGCGTAACAATAGCTGCTGTTATGACTTGTGGAGAAATTGTTGGTCACGATTATTTAGTAGATAAAATAATTGAAAGTAACACCTAA
- a CDS encoding 1-acyl-sn-glycerol-3-phosphate acyltransferase: protein MAQFFIILYNFFKRHKIWFLVLLVFIVVSAFSFVFNIKLEEDINNAIPGKDKKDKINIAFQNTGIADKIIINICLSDSLKEADPDSLTAFAEELGTELKSDTYKPFFKGVFYKINDSLFSTISDIFYQNYPVFLNNDDFEKLDSITSANNIEKSIQRTYESLISPASFAFKENITLDPLGITGIALKKLNSASFDENYEIYNGFILTKNKKNLFLFANTVNANNKTAENTEMAALLSKTIDKISQKHNNQIKAEPFGSALISVANANTLKKDIILTFSIATVLLILIISFSVRDKRVFLIIFIPTVLAGGLALSALAFMLPAISVITLSMGPIVLAITVDYSLHIISHQKHKKDIIATLKDVAFPIMVCGIATAFEFISLFFVSSKVLQELGIFAAIAVVVSAALTLIILPQIIDKNKRQHIIEKNYLENLLDKITHFEFDRFKPVLISFSILTIVFIYFAFKVEFEGDLMKMNFMSDELRTAENNLKRINDFTDNTAYVISYGENAEEALKNNEKVQKRIDQLKADSTITKFRSVTDILISDSLQLARINKWKNYWTKEKKDSIKKHIEKSAKDAGFSVNAFDKFFTSLDKEYKPIPHVSFNLLKDNLFKENFYKKNNLVSIVSILKLEKSHRAELKEKFNDFTNSSLIDRQSIVAKYVEYLNKDFGFIANVSLGLVLIILIIAFGRIEIGFITFLPILLSWVWTLGIMSIFGIKFNIFNIIISSFITGMGVDYSTYIMQGLILGYSTSQKTLLSFKTNILVSAMITISGTGVLIFAKHPALYSIASISVIGLLSVVLLSYTYEPLLFKTLVSKNGKNRAVPITLSNLLLTIGAFTIFTTGCLLLNICLLIAIGLPIRIKQKKLFMHYCMMYACRGIVYSLFPIKKKKINLSAENFKKPSIIISNHQSHVDLLILLALNPKMVVLTTNWVWNSPFYGYVIRFIDFFSVKEGNEKLIEKLKLKIDEGYSILVFPEGSRSKDQNITRFHKGAFYLAKQLDLDIVPILLHGAGDCMLKGENYVRSGKITTKIYNRILATDSAHGKDYHELTKSLQTFYRKTYEELKKECETPKYLSDKLIKNYIYKGPLLEWYCRIKIKLENNYTYFNEIIPQKAEILDIGCGYGFMSYMLGFLSNKRKITGIDYDEDKIEVAQNCISKNENTQFFHADATEYKFENKDVFILSDILHYISEEKQISLIENCINHLNENGMVIIRDADKDLKKRHLGTRYTEFFSTKFGFNKLEGKELHFTAINFMVDIAKRFNLQYEIIDNTKLTSNKLLIIRK, encoded by the coding sequence ATGGCACAATTCTTTATCATACTATACAATTTCTTTAAAAGACATAAAATCTGGTTTCTGGTTCTTTTAGTATTCATTGTTGTATCTGCATTCTCATTTGTATTTAACATTAAACTCGAAGAAGATATTAATAATGCAATACCAGGAAAAGACAAAAAAGATAAAATAAATATCGCTTTTCAAAATACAGGTATTGCTGATAAAATAATTATCAATATTTGCCTTTCAGATAGCCTCAAAGAAGCTGACCCTGATTCCTTAACTGCTTTTGCAGAAGAGCTTGGCACGGAATTAAAATCAGATACGTATAAACCATTTTTTAAAGGAGTTTTTTACAAAATAAATGATTCATTATTTAGTACAATTTCAGATATTTTCTATCAGAATTATCCTGTTTTCTTAAATAATGATGACTTTGAAAAACTTGACAGTATTACTTCTGCTAACAATATAGAAAAATCTATTCAAAGAACATATGAATCATTAATTTCCCCTGCAAGTTTTGCATTTAAAGAAAATATAACCCTTGACCCTCTTGGCATTACAGGTATTGCTTTAAAAAAACTTAACAGTGCAAGCTTCGATGAGAATTATGAAATTTATAATGGTTTTATTTTAACTAAAAACAAAAAAAATCTTTTTCTGTTTGCAAATACTGTTAATGCAAACAATAAAACTGCCGAAAATACTGAAATGGCGGCTTTGTTATCAAAAACTATTGATAAAATCAGTCAAAAACATAACAACCAAATAAAAGCAGAACCTTTTGGCTCTGCACTAATTTCAGTAGCTAATGCCAATACTCTAAAAAAAGATATCATACTTACTTTTTCTATAGCTACGGTTTTACTTATTTTAATCATAAGTTTTTCTGTAAGAGACAAAAGAGTTTTTCTTATCATTTTTATTCCAACAGTTTTAGCCGGTGGGCTGGCATTATCTGCTTTAGCCTTTATGTTACCTGCCATTTCGGTAATTACATTAAGTATGGGACCAATTGTTCTGGCAATAACTGTTGACTATTCTTTACATATTATTTCGCACCAGAAACATAAAAAAGACATTATTGCAACTTTAAAAGATGTAGCTTTTCCAATTATGGTTTGTGGTATTGCTACAGCATTCGAGTTTATTAGTTTATTTTTTGTTTCGTCAAAAGTATTGCAGGAACTTGGAATATTTGCAGCAATAGCTGTAGTCGTTTCAGCTGCTTTAACTTTAATTATTTTACCTCAGATTATTGACAAAAACAAAAGGCAGCATATTATTGAAAAAAATTATTTAGAAAACCTACTGGATAAAATTACACATTTTGAATTTGACAGATTTAAACCAGTTTTAATTTCATTCTCGATTCTTACGATTGTTTTTATATACTTTGCTTTTAAAGTAGAATTTGAAGGTGATTTGATGAAAATGAACTTCATGTCTGATGAGCTTAGAACAGCAGAAAATAATCTTAAAAGAATAAATGACTTTACAGACAATACAGCATATGTAATTTCTTATGGAGAAAATGCCGAAGAAGCTTTAAAAAACAATGAAAAAGTTCAAAAAAGAATTGATCAGCTCAAAGCTGATTCTACCATAACAAAGTTCCGTTCAGTTACAGATATACTTATTTCTGACTCTTTACAATTAGCAAGAATCAATAAATGGAAAAATTACTGGACAAAAGAAAAGAAAGACAGTATTAAAAAACATATTGAAAAATCTGCCAAAGATGCAGGATTTAGTGTAAATGCATTTGACAAGTTTTTTACATCACTTGATAAAGAATACAAGCCTATTCCACATGTTTCATTTAATCTTTTAAAGGATAATTTATTTAAAGAAAATTTTTACAAAAAAAATAATTTAGTAAGTATTGTTAGCATATTAAAGCTTGAAAAAAGTCACCGTGCCGAACTGAAAGAAAAATTTAACGACTTTACAAATTCTTCTTTAATTGACCGCCAATCAATAGTTGCAAAATACGTGGAATACCTTAATAAAGATTTTGGTTTTATTGCAAATGTAAGTTTGGGATTAGTGCTAATTATTTTAATCATTGCATTTGGACGTATTGAAATTGGGTTTATAACATTCCTGCCAATTCTTTTAAGTTGGGTGTGGACACTAGGTATAATGAGCATATTTGGCATTAAATTTAACATTTTCAATATTATTATTTCGTCGTTCATAACCGGGATGGGTGTAGATTACAGTACTTACATAATGCAAGGACTGATTTTGGGCTATTCTACCAGCCAGAAAACCCTGCTATCATTTAAAACAAACATACTGGTTTCTGCCATGATTACTATATCCGGAACCGGAGTTTTAATTTTTGCCAAACATCCTGCACTTTATTCTATTGCTTCGATCTCAGTAATAGGTCTTCTGTCTGTTGTTTTGCTTTCTTACACATACGAACCATTACTTTTTAAAACCCTTGTTTCGAAAAACGGCAAAAACAGAGCTGTTCCTATAACACTTTCAAATCTTCTTTTAACAATTGGAGCTTTTACTATTTTCACAACTGGCTGCTTATTGTTAAATATTTGCCTTTTAATTGCAATCGGGTTACCGATAAGAATTAAACAAAAAAAACTATTCATGCACTACTGTATGATGTATGCTTGTCGTGGTATAGTATACAGTCTTTTCCCTATCAAAAAGAAAAAAATTAATCTTTCAGCAGAAAATTTTAAAAAGCCTTCAATTATTATTAGTAACCATCAATCTCATGTTGATTTATTAATATTACTGGCACTTAACCCAAAAATGGTTGTATTAACAACCAACTGGGTTTGGAATAGTCCGTTTTATGGTTATGTTATTCGTTTTATCGACTTCTTTAGCGTAAAAGAAGGTAATGAAAAACTGATAGAAAAATTAAAACTTAAAATTGATGAAGGATATTCAATATTAGTATTTCCTGAGGGTAGTCGATCAAAAGACCAGAATATTACCCGTTTTCATAAAGGGGCATTTTATCTTGCAAAACAACTTGATTTAGATATAGTGCCAATATTACTTCATGGCGCAGGCGATTGTATGTTGAAAGGTGAGAATTATGTTCGTTCGGGAAAAATAACAACAAAGATTTATAACAGAATTTTAGCCACAGATTCTGCACATGGAAAAGATTATCACGAACTCACAAAATCACTTCAAACCTTTTACCGTAAAACATATGAAGAATTAAAAAAAGAATGTGAAACTCCAAAATATCTTTCAGATAAACTTATTAAAAACTATATTTATAAGGGTCCTTTACTGGAATGGTATTGCCGAATAAAAATTAAGCTGGAAAATAATTACACATATTTTAATGAAATTATTCCTCAGAAAGCTGAGATACTCGATATAGGATGCGGATACGGTTTTATGTCTTACATGCTTGGGTTTCTTTCTAACAAAAGGAAAATAACAGGTATAGATTACGACGAAGATAAAATTGAGGTAGCTCAAAATTGCATCTCAAAAAATGAAAACACTCAATTCTTTCATGCTGATGCAACAGAGTACAAATTTGAAAACAAAGACGTGTTTATACTTTCAGATATTTTACACTATATAAGCGAAGAAAAACAAATCAGTCTTATTGAGAATTGCATAAATCATTTGAATGAAAACGGAATGGTAATCATTCGTGATGCAGATAAAGACTTAAAGAAAAGACATTTAGGAACAAGATATACTGAGTTTTTCTCAACAAAATTTGGATTTAATAAACTTGAAGGAAAAGAACTTCATTTTACTGCAATTAATTTTATGGTTGATATTGCAAAACGTTTTAATTTGCAGTATGAAATTATTGATAACACAAAATTAACTTCGAACAAATTGTTAATAATCAGAAAATAA